One genomic segment of Methanothermobacter wolfeii includes these proteins:
- a CDS encoding hydrogenase large subunit, which yields MDRKQEIIETEITMGTVHSAAIEPYRVRLFVEDEIVRDAEITVGVNHRGIERIMEGLPVEKANSLTEKVCGICSGVHLWNSVLVAEKGLEIDIPERASYIRIIVGELERIHSHLLYLAHGNEVLGHETFSMRLFYIRETVMELLRLIGGNRVQYGVPIIGGVRPRADLTEMKIKGILEGLDEIEENLAAFAERFTADPMIMSRITGVCPISRKDALRLHVTGPTLRATGVEFDLRREMECYDPFEFDIITQDDGDVKANLLMRVLEIFESIKILRQAVRDLPDGRVADRSWEMQDTGVVKSYVEAPRGKLYHSYAIEDGRVRSSIIRTPSMSNIGAMQYACIGHHITDAQLGIVQCDPCFTCTDRAIEIIRL from the coding sequence ATGGATAGAAAACAGGAGATAATAGAAACCGAAATAACGATGGGGACGGTGCACTCAGCTGCAATAGAACCCTACCGTGTGAGGCTCTTCGTCGAGGATGAAATCGTCAGGGACGCGGAGATCACGGTTGGAGTCAACCACAGGGGCATCGAACGGATAATGGAAGGACTGCCGGTTGAGAAGGCCAACAGCCTCACGGAGAAGGTCTGCGGCATCTGTTCAGGGGTGCACCTCTGGAATTCAGTCCTCGTGGCTGAGAAGGGACTTGAAATAGACATACCTGAAAGGGCATCCTACATAAGGATCATCGTGGGGGAACTTGAGAGGATCCACAGCCACCTCCTCTACCTGGCCCATGGAAACGAGGTCCTAGGCCATGAAACATTCTCAATGAGACTCTTCTATATAAGGGAGACCGTAATGGAGCTTTTAAGGCTCATAGGGGGCAACAGGGTCCAGTACGGCGTCCCGATAATCGGTGGTGTGAGGCCAAGGGCGGACCTCACCGAGATGAAGATAAAGGGGATACTTGAGGGCCTTGATGAGATCGAGGAGAATCTAGCTGCATTCGCAGAGAGGTTCACAGCCGACCCCATGATAATGTCCCGTATAACAGGGGTCTGCCCCATAAGCAGGAAGGACGCCCTGAGGTTACATGTAACAGGCCCGACCCTGAGGGCAACAGGGGTTGAATTTGATCTCAGACGTGAAATGGAGTGCTACGACCCCTTCGAATTCGATATCATAACACAGGATGATGGTGATGTTAAGGCGAACCTCCTGATGCGCGTCCTTGAAATCTTCGAGTCAATAAAGATCCTGAGGCAGGCTGTAAGGGACCTGCCAGATGGAAGGGTTGCTGACAGGAGCTGGGAGATGCAGGATACAGGTGTTGTGAAGAGCTATGTGGAGGCTCCCAGGGGAAAACTCTACCACTCCTATGCAATTGAGGATGGCCGCGTCAGGAGTTCCATAATCAGAACACCCTCAATGTCAAATATAGGGGCCATGCAGTACGCCTGCATAGGACACCACATCACAGATGCCCAGCTGGGAATAGTGCAGTGCGACCCCTGCTTCACATGCACTGACAGGGCAATTGAGATAATAAGGCTTTAG
- a CDS encoding NADH-quinone oxidoreductase subunit B family protein — translation MGLKSYSRARAVHAMLVYTGGCNGCDIEIVNAVLSPKYDAEQYKIFLTWNPREADVLIVTGPVTKQNEEPLKEIYNAIPEPKAVIAAGACALMGGVYRNIHGDILSEEIAGPVDRVIPVDARVPGCAVRPEDVLAGAVAALPKLLEAK, via the coding sequence ATGGGTCTCAAATCATATTCAAGGGCAAGGGCGGTACATGCAATGCTGGTATACACCGGGGGCTGCAATGGCTGCGACATAGAAATTGTGAACGCGGTCCTATCCCCCAAATATGATGCTGAACAGTACAAGATATTCCTCACCTGGAACCCCAGAGAGGCCGATGTCCTGATAGTCACGGGTCCGGTGACAAAACAGAACGAGGAACCACTCAAGGAGATATACAATGCAATACCAGAACCGAAGGCCGTTATAGCAGCAGGAGCCTGCGCCCTTATGGGCGGAGTATACAGGAACATCCACGGGGACATACTATCAGAGGAGATAGCAGGACCCGTTGACAGGGTCATCCCTGTGGATGCCAGGGTGCCGGGCTGTGCTGTCAGACCCGAGGACGTCCTTGCAGGGGCGGTGGCGGCACTCCCAAAACTTCTGGAAGCAAAATAA